One genomic region from Mesorhizobium terrae encodes:
- a CDS encoding ABC transporter permease gives MIVLRRLYFVLVALFLAAPLIVVAGVSVNQKQELTFPPKGFSLSWYGQIFNDPEWRLALIHSVTLAICSAAIAVAIALPLAWFLWRRIAPWANIFQVLGLAPFILPPVITALGFLSFWATVGLFGQFYTAIISHAIFFVTLPLVTLSLGFASIDRSLVEAASTMGADDRTVLKTVVLPLILPYLVSGFAFAFVLSLNEYIVAYMTIGFTTETLPIKIFNALRYGYTPTMAAVSIFFVTVAAFVFGSIAYFGDIRRLLGAMSSDT, from the coding sequence ATGATCGTGCTTCGCCGGCTCTATTTCGTGCTTGTCGCGCTGTTCCTGGCCGCGCCGCTGATCGTCGTCGCTGGCGTCTCGGTCAACCAGAAGCAGGAACTGACCTTCCCGCCAAAGGGCTTTTCGCTCTCCTGGTACGGGCAGATCTTCAACGATCCGGAATGGCGGCTGGCGCTGATCCATTCGGTCACGCTGGCTATCTGCTCGGCCGCGATCGCCGTTGCCATCGCGCTGCCGCTTGCCTGGTTCCTGTGGCGGCGCATCGCGCCCTGGGCGAACATCTTCCAGGTGCTTGGTCTCGCACCTTTCATCCTGCCGCCAGTCATCACCGCGCTCGGTTTCCTGAGCTTCTGGGCAACGGTCGGCCTGTTCGGGCAGTTCTATACGGCCATCATCAGCCATGCGATCTTCTTCGTGACGCTGCCGCTGGTCACGCTTTCGCTCGGCTTCGCGTCCATCGACCGTTCGCTGGTGGAAGCCGCCTCCACCATGGGCGCCGACGACCGTACCGTGCTGAAGACCGTGGTGTTGCCACTGATCCTGCCCTATCTGGTCTCGGGCTTCGCTTTTGCCTTTGTCTTGTCGCTCAACGAATATATCGTTGCCTACATGACTATCGGCTTCACCACCGAGACATTGCCGATCAAGATTTTCAACGCGCTGCGCTACGGCTACACGCCGACCATGGCGGCGGTGTCGATCTTCTTCGTCACGGTCGCGGCGTTCGTGTTCGGCTCGATCGCCTATTTCGGCGACATCCGCCGGCTGCTTGGAGCGATGTCGTCGGATACCTGA
- a CDS encoding MATE family efflux transporter, with translation MSAIEAGVRAPGSLWRSEIKATLSLAWPMVLTNLGQTAMTATDVMMMGRLGSDTLAAGALGSNLYFMPLIFGLGLMLATSPMMATELGRFRHSVRDVRRTVRQGLWLAVLIAIPVWIFLWNGEKILLAMGQEPALAHQAGIYLRWLQWAVLPFYGYIVLRSFISALERPGWALVIVFVAVATNVLLNWMFMFGNLGAPRLGIAGSGLATTISSVLMFVGMVLVVTLEKKFRRYHLFGRFWRPDWPRFKALLKLGLPIAGILAFEVTIFNAAAFLMGLINAPSLAAHAIALQIASISFMVPLGLNQAVTVRVGLAHGAGDPEGVTRAGWTSYAMGVGFMSLTALTMLLWPRVLISGFIDVADPVNGHVVDLAVSFLAFAALFQIVDGAQAVGAGMLRGLHDTTVPMIYAAFGYWGVGLPLGALLAFHFGFAGVGIWMGLSTGLAVVAVLLLTRWLRRDRLPARTGPIVMH, from the coding sequence ATGTCCGCGATCGAAGCCGGCGTGAGAGCGCCGGGAAGCCTCTGGCGCTCCGAAATCAAGGCGACGCTGTCGCTTGCTTGGCCGATGGTGCTGACAAATCTCGGCCAGACGGCGATGACGGCCACCGACGTGATGATGATGGGCAGGCTGGGGTCCGACACGCTCGCCGCCGGCGCGCTCGGCTCAAACCTCTATTTCATGCCGTTGATCTTTGGCCTCGGCCTGATGCTGGCCACCTCGCCGATGATGGCGACGGAACTCGGGCGTTTCCGCCATTCAGTGCGCGATGTGCGCCGCACGGTGCGCCAGGGCCTGTGGCTGGCCGTCCTTATCGCCATCCCGGTCTGGATATTCCTTTGGAACGGCGAAAAGATCCTGCTTGCCATGGGGCAGGAGCCGGCGCTCGCCCACCAGGCGGGCATCTATCTGCGCTGGCTGCAGTGGGCTGTGTTGCCCTTCTATGGCTACATCGTGCTGCGCTCCTTCATCTCCGCGCTTGAGCGCCCAGGCTGGGCGCTAGTCATCGTCTTCGTCGCCGTGGCAACCAACGTGCTGCTGAACTGGATGTTCATGTTCGGCAATCTCGGCGCGCCCCGTCTTGGCATTGCCGGTTCCGGACTGGCCACGACCATCTCGTCGGTGCTGATGTTCGTCGGCATGGTGCTCGTGGTGACGCTGGAGAAGAAGTTCCGTCGCTATCACCTGTTTGGCCGTTTCTGGCGACCCGACTGGCCGCGCTTCAAGGCGCTGCTCAAGCTTGGCTTGCCGATTGCCGGTATTCTGGCCTTCGAGGTGACGATCTTCAATGCCGCTGCCTTCCTGATGGGCTTGATCAACGCGCCGTCGCTGGCGGCGCATGCCATCGCCCTGCAGATCGCCTCGATCAGCTTCATGGTGCCGCTCGGTCTCAACCAAGCAGTCACCGTGCGGGTGGGGCTGGCCCATGGCGCCGGTGACCCGGAGGGTGTTACCCGTGCCGGCTGGACCTCCTATGCGATGGGTGTCGGCTTCATGTCGCTGACAGCGCTCACCATGCTGCTTTGGCCGCGCGTATTGATCAGCGGTTTCATCGACGTGGCCGACCCGGTGAACGGTCATGTGGTCGACCTCGCCGTCTCGTTCCTGGCGTTTGCCGCGCTTTTCCAGATCGTCGACGGCGCGCAGGCCGTGGGTGCCGGCATGTTGCGCGGCCTGCACGACACCACCGTGCCGATGATCTACGCGGCGTTCGGCTATTGGGGCGTCGGGCTGCCGCTTGGTGCGCTGCTTGCGTTCCATTTTGGCTTTGCCGGGGTCGGCATCTGGATGGGTCTGTCGACAGGGCTGGCTGTGGTGGCCGTTTTGCTGCTGACCCGCTGGTTGCGTCGCGACCGGCTGCCGGCAAGAACCGGCCCGATCGTGATGCACTGA
- a CDS encoding amino acid ABC transporter substrate-binding protein, which translates to MKKHLFAATLLAGSATMAVPAVADTLDIVKQRGTVTCGVSQGVAGFSAPDDAGKWHGFDIDFCRAVAAAVLGDPDKVSFVPLSTKERFTALQSGTVDLLSRQTTWTLSRDAGIGIHFVGTIYYDGQGFMVRKDIGVDSALKLSGATVCAEQGTTTEQNTADYFSANKLKYEPVVIDSADGIIKAFDTGRCDVYTTDASALYAQRLKLTNPEAYTVLPEIISKEPLGPAVRQADDKWFNIVRWTLFALLEAEELGVTQKNAEAGLASQNPAIKRFLGVEGDNGQQLGLDPRFAYNIVSKVGNYGEMFERNLGQSSALKIDRGINKLWNAGGLMYAPPLR; encoded by the coding sequence ATGAAGAAACATCTATTCGCAGCGACACTGCTCGCCGGCTCGGCGACAATGGCCGTCCCGGCGGTCGCCGACACGCTGGACATCGTCAAGCAGCGCGGCACTGTCACCTGTGGCGTCAGCCAGGGCGTCGCCGGCTTCTCGGCACCGGATGACGCCGGCAAATGGCACGGCTTTGATATCGATTTCTGTCGTGCCGTTGCCGCCGCTGTTCTGGGCGACCCGGACAAGGTCAGCTTCGTGCCGTTGTCGACCAAGGAGCGCTTCACGGCGCTGCAGTCGGGCACCGTCGATCTGTTGTCGCGCCAGACCACCTGGACCCTGTCGCGCGATGCCGGCATCGGCATCCACTTCGTCGGTACCATCTATTATGACGGCCAGGGTTTCATGGTGCGCAAGGATATCGGCGTGGACAGCGCGCTGAAGCTTTCCGGCGCGACCGTCTGCGCCGAGCAGGGCACCACGACCGAGCAGAACACCGCCGACTATTTCAGCGCCAACAAGCTGAAATACGAACCGGTGGTGATCGATTCCGCCGACGGCATCATCAAGGCCTTCGATACCGGCCGCTGCGACGTCTACACTACCGATGCTTCCGCGCTCTATGCGCAGCGTCTCAAGCTGACCAATCCCGAAGCCTATACCGTGCTGCCGGAGATCATCTCCAAGGAGCCGCTTGGTCCTGCCGTGCGCCAGGCCGACGACAAGTGGTTCAACATCGTGCGTTGGACCCTCTTCGCTCTGCTTGAGGCCGAGGAACTCGGCGTGACGCAGAAGAACGCAGAAGCCGGGCTGGCTTCGCAAAACCCGGCCATCAAGCGCTTCCTCGGTGTCGAGGGCGACAATGGCCAGCAACTGGGGCTCGATCCGCGCTTCGCCTACAACATCGTCTCCAAGGTCGGCAATTACGGCGAGATGTTCGAACGCAATCTCGGCCAGTCGAGCGCGTTGAAGATCGATCGCGGCATCAACAAGCTCTGGAACGCGGGCGGGTTGATGTACGCGCCGCCGCTGCGCTGA